The Flavobacteriales bacterium genomic sequence CGCCGGCAACGGAAATTACTTCTACATTGATTCTTACCAGGAAGCGCACAAGGTGTTCTCCAAAGAGATGCAGGCCACCCTGTTCACCATCGCCAAGGATGTGAAGATTCAGGTGGAGTTCAACCCAAAGGAAGTGCAGCAATACCGGCTGATCGGTTATGAAAACCGCATGCTGCAGAAGGAGGATTTCAATGACGATAAAAAGGATGCCGGGGAACTGGGCGCGGGGCATGCCGTGACTGCCCTGTATGAGATCGTTCCCGTGGGTGCAACCCCCGAAAAGGGAAATGTGGATCCTTTGAAATACCAGAAGACACAGGCCACAAGAGGAAACGATGGCGAACTGGCCACAGTCAAGCTGCGCTACAAACTTCCCGATGGGAGTGAAAGCAAGCTGCTCACACAGGTGGTACGGGCGGAAGCCCCATCTGCCGGGATGGCTGCCGAGCTGCAGTTTGCATCTGCCGTGTCAGCCTTCGGCATGGTGTTGCGCAAGTCGGAATATGCGGGCAATACCGGATTTTCGGATGTGTTGGAGTGGGCGAAAAAAGGTGTGGGTAGTGACCCGGATGGTTTCCGCCTTGACTTCATTGAGCTGGTGGAACTGGCGGAAGGACTGTAAGTGGTTTCTTTTCATAAACCCAAACGGCACTTTCGTTAACTGAAAGTGCCGTTTCGTTTATAGGGAGACAAATGCCGCCGGTTTGCGTCTTAACTTTTGCACGCACCTCTGCATCGATGTATAGATCTCGGACGGGTCGTTATGTAGGTTAGAATTTGGAGAGACCACCAAATGCGATCCGACCCGCCGGTTCAACCATATGGCACGCGCGGAAGGAGGAACCCGGCCACTGCCCTGGTTCAGGCAACCCTGGAAGTGTGTGCCTTTGTTCATGCAGGGAAGGCCTGTCTGCCGGTTGGCAGACGGGCCTTTTTGTTTGGAGGTATCCTTTTTCCTTTGCCTACCTTTGCGCCAGCAACCTCAAAAACTATGTCTATCCTCCAGCGCTTCCGCGAATCCGAATTGGGATTCGGTACCAAAACCTCCGGGCAGCGTTCCCGGTTGATCAACCGCAACGGCTCGTTCAATATCCGGCGTGTCGAACAATCGAGATGGAAGTCCTCCAGCCTGTATCATACACTGATCACTTTGCATTGGTGGAAGTTCAACCTGATCGTATTCGCATATTTTGTGCTGGTGAATGTGGTGTTCGCTTCTTTGTATTATTACCTGAGTCCGAATGGCATTGTGGGTGCGGAAGCTTCCGATGCTGCCGACCGGTTCCTGAACGCTTTCTTCTTTTCCACCCAAACCATCAGTACGGTGGGCTTCGGCAGGCTGAGTCCGGGTGACCACATGACCAATGCCATTGCAGCGGTGGAATCTCTCATGGGTCTGTTGGGTTTCGCCCTCGTGACGGGATTGTTGTACGGCCGGTTCTCCAGACCCAAGGCTCGTTTGCTGCAGAGCGACCACGCCATCATTGCGCCATTCAAAGGCGCGCGTGCCTGGCAGTGCCGTATTGCCAATAAAATGCGCAACAGCCAGCTCACCCATATGGAAGCCAAGGTAACCGTTGCCAAGGTCGTAGAAGAAGATGGTGTTCCGGTGCGCAGGTTTTTTTCGCTGGAACTGGAATTGAAATCGATTGTGTTCTTTCCGATGACGTGGACACTGAACCATCCCATCAACGCCGATAGTCCGTTGTTCGGAATGGAAGCAAAGGATTATGAAAAAGCGGACGTTGAATTTCTGATCTCCATCACGGGGTTCGATGATACCTTTTCACAAACGGTGCATACCCGTCTTTCCTATACCTGGCAGGAGATGTTGCACGGTGCCAGGTTTGTCAGCGTTTTCGGTAAAGATGCCGACGGCGGAACCTCACAAGACCTCCGCAAGCTGAGCGCTACAGAAACGGCTGCATTGCCCGCCTGGGAACTGGCTACGGTATAGCTTTACCTGATCAGTGATACGTGCCCGATGCGTTTGTAGTCTTTGCCATTGCAGTCCGTTGCCTTGATCAGCCAAACATACACATCTTCCTGTGCAACTACATTCTCGCTGGTTTTGCCGTCCCATCCTGTCAGTGAAGTGGTTTGGAAAATAAGGTTGCCCCATCGGTCAAAGATGTACATTTCAAAGTCGCAGTAGTTATACTGGCCTACGGTGAAGAGGTCGTTCACGCCATCCTTGTTCGGTGTAAAGGCATTGGGAACATAGATCGCTGAAATGTCTTTCACGCATACGGTTTGTTCCAGTGTGTCCACACATCCGTACTGGTTTTCAATCGCCAGCAATACATTGTAGCAGCCTGTATCCTGGTAGACGTGGCTGGGGAATTGACTTGTGGATGTGCTGTCGTCATCAAAGTCCCAATACCATGAGATGGCATCGCTGGATTTGTCTACAAAAGTGATCACCGGATTCATGATGGTAACTTCCCACGGATTGGCAACAAAGTTCGCTTGCGGGATGATCATGTTGTTGTGCACCGAAATGGTGTCGGCGATGATACATCCGTTGGCATCCGTTACAACCACACCATATGTTCCTGCTTTCAGTCCGCTCACGGTGGCGGCGGTTGAATTGCCAGGGGTATTCCATTGGTAGCCGTAAGGCGATGTGCCCTGGTCGGGAGTAGCGGTTACCGTACCGCTGCTGTCGCTACAGATCTCATCGGTTTCTGCCAGTTCCAGCAGCAGCGCTGTGGGTTCGTTAATGGTAGCGGTGGTACACACCTGGCAGTTGAGTTGGTCGGTGAGACAAACGTTGTATGTGCCTGCGCACAATCCCGTGGCAGTAGCTGCGGTCTGACTGTTTGCATCATCCCATGTGTAGTTGTATGGCGGGGTTCCGCTGGCGCCAACCACGGTAGCGGTTCCGGTACAGTCGCCGTTGCAGAGCGGATCGGTGGTGCCTTGCAGGGTAATGGTGGGAGGGGGTGTGCCGCCCACGGTTGCGTTGTCGGTGATGGTACAACCGCTGGCATCGGTGACGGTCACATTGTATGTGCCTTGTACGAGTCCGGTTGCTGTTGCCGTTGTTTGCCCGTTTGCATCATCCCACAGGTAGGTGTAGGTAGGTGTGCCACCTCCGGGTGTGGCTGTAGTGGTACCTGCTTGTCCGCAGCTTACATCGGTTGAGCTTACGGTTAGGGTGAGCGGGGTGGGTTCAATGATGGTAGCCGATGATGTGATGGTGCAGCCATTGCCGTCGGTCACGGTCACGTCGTATGTGCCGGCGATCAGTCCGCTGATTGTTGCGGTTGTGCCTCCTGTCGGTTGCCAGTTGTAGCTGTAGGTGGGAGTGCCACCGCTCACGGTAATGGTGGCCGTTCCGTTGGTTTCACCGTTGCATAGGATATCGGTATGCGATGTGGTTTGCGAAAGTGCTGTGGGTTCGGTAATGGTGGCTGTGGTGGTGGCGGTGCATCCGTTGATATCGGTCACGGTAACGGTATAGGTGCCTGCACACAGTCCGGTTGCAGTTGTGCCAGCCTGGTTGTCACTCCACAGGTAAGTATATCCGGGTGCTCCACCGGTGCTCGATACCGATGCAGTTCCGGTACAGTCTCCGTTGCAGGGCGGATTTGTAGTGTTGTCGACGGTAACGGTCGGACTGTTAATGCCCACCACTGCCGTATCGCCTGTGATGGAACATCCGTTGGCGTCGGTCACTGTTACCGCATAGGTGCCTGCTCCGAGTCCGGTCATCGTTGCCGTGGTGGCACCGCCCGGCATCCATATATAGGAATAATTGGGCGTTCCTCCGGAGGCGGTCACGTTCACCGAGCCGTCGAGGTTTCCGCAAGTGGTGCCCACAGATCCGAAGGTAATGGCAAGTGCTGTAGGTTCGGCAATGGTTTCTGTAGAAACGGAGGTACATCCGTTGGCATCGGTTACGGTAACACTATAGGTGCCCGCACTCAGTCCGCTGACGGTTGCTGTTGTTGCTCCTCCCGGGGCCCACAGGTACGTATAGTTGGGCGTGCCTCCGGATGCGGTCACACTTGCAGATCCATCTGAACCGCCATTGCAGAGGTTATCGGTTTTTGATGAAGTGGTGATGAGCGGTTCGGGACCATCCACGGTGGTGGACGTTACTGCGGTGCAACCGGTGGCATCGGTGATGGTCACGCTGTAGTCGCCGGTGCAAAGCCCGGTGATGGTTCCGGCAGTATTGCTGGTTTCGCCGTTGCTCCATTCGAAAGTATATGGTTGAACACCGTCCTGATCAACCGTTACCGTGGCTGTTCCGTCGCAGGCACCCGAGCAGGTCTCAGGGGTGCTGGTGGCGCTGATCACGGGTGCGCCTGAACTACTTACATTCTCGGTAGCGGTTGAGGTGCATCCGAACTCACTTGTAACGGTAACTGTGTAGCTGCCCGGACAGAGACTGTTGCATGATGCGGAGGTGCAACCATTGTCCCATGCATAGGTATAGTTGCCCGTGCCCGCGTCTACCGATACGCCTCCGTTGCATTGGCCGCAATCGGTTGGGGTGGATGACGTGGTGAGCACCGGAAGCGGGTTCACGGTGATTGTTGTGTCGCCTGTTGCTTCCAGTCCGTTGGCGTCTGTAACGGTTACATGGTAGGTGGTGGTGGTAGGCGGGCATACGTTGTGGATGCTATCGTTTCCAAGCCCGTTGTCCCAAACAAAGCTGAATGGTTGGGTGCCACCGATTGTGGTAACATGCAAGTCGGTGCATTCGCCTTCGCAGATTTCATCACCGGGTAGGGTGATGTCAAACGGACAGGGGTCAACGATGACGGTTACCTGATCTTCGTACGTGCAATCACTCTCGTCGGTAATGGTGACGGTGTAGGTGGTGGTTGTGGTAGGAGATGCGATGGGGTTCTGGCAATTTGTGCAGCTCAGTCCGGTCGAGGGCGACCATGTATAGGTGGTGGTGCCGTATTCGTACTGGGGCGTGGCATTTAACTGA encodes the following:
- a CDS encoding potassium transporter gives rise to the protein MSILQRFRESELGFGTKTSGQRSRLINRNGSFNIRRVEQSRWKSSSLYHTLITLHWWKFNLIVFAYFVLVNVVFASLYYYLSPNGIVGAEASDAADRFLNAFFFSTQTISTVGFGRLSPGDHMTNAIAAVESLMGLLGFALVTGLLYGRFSRPKARLLQSDHAIIAPFKGARAWQCRIANKMRNSQLTHMEAKVTVAKVVEEDGVPVRRFFSLELELKSIVFFPMTWTLNHPINADSPLFGMEAKDYEKADVEFLISITGFDDTFSQTVHTRLSYTWQEMLHGARFVSVFGKDADGGTSQDLRKLSATETAALPAWELATV
- a CDS encoding gliding motility-associated C-terminal domain-containing protein produces the protein MKKQSFSTSVLSILAILILPILAWSQPANDDCNNAIRLTNLNNWCSANGAYTTVGATNPGNLAKGTCWKGTGTHDVWFVFTATNKDIRVKVVGSNQLGGNMSQPEVELYTTTDCQNFNILPCATNDGFIDTASVYKGGLVAGQDYYIRVDGSFTQGTFKLCVNNYDAPVYPGSDCNSAHWLCSKDPVTSGSISGAGNDNAEASGTCAGVSPESNTVWYYWTCKTSGTLTYSITPSNGTDDWDWVLFEMPTGNCDQKSAIRCDYSSCLGPNGSTGTDMTSTTTSEPGGCGSGQKPFVKYVDMVAGTTYGILINNFTSANNGFDLTFGGTGEFASVEVDAGPDQTICLGGSVQLNATPQYEYGTTTYTWSPSTGLSCTNCQNPIASPTTTTTYTVTITDESDCTYEDQVTVIVDPCPFDITLPGDEICEGECTDLHVTTIGGTQPFSFVWDNGLGNDSIHNVCPPTTTTYHVTVTDANGLEATGDTTITVNPLPVLTTSSTPTDCGQCNGGVSVDAGTGNYTYAWDNGCTSASCNSLCPGSYTVTVTSEFGCTSTATENVSSSGAPVISATSTPETCSGACDGTATVTVDQDGVQPYTFEWSNGETSNTAGTITGLCTGDYSVTITDATGCTAVTSTTVDGPEPLITTSSKTDNLCNGGSDGSASVTASGGTPNYTYLWAPGGATTATVSGLSAGTYSVTVTDANGCTSVSTETIAEPTALAITFGSVGTTCGNLDGSVNVTASGGTPNYSYIWMPGGATTATMTGLGAGTYAVTVTDANGCSITGDTAVVGINSPTVTVDNTTNPPCNGDCTGTASVSSTGGAPGYTYLWSDNQAGTTATGLCAGTYTVTVTDINGCTATTTATITEPTALSQTTSHTDILCNGETNGTATITVSGGTPTYSYNWQPTGGTTATISGLIAGTYDVTVTDGNGCTITSSATIIEPTPLTLTVSSTDVSCGQAGTTTATPGGGTPTYTYLWDDANGQTTATATGLVQGTYNVTVTDASGCTITDNATVGGTPPPTITLQGTTDPLCNGDCTGTATVVGASGTPPYNYTWDDANSQTAATATGLCAGTYNVCLTDQLNCQVCTTATINEPTALLLELAETDEICSDSSGTVTATPDQGTSPYGYQWNTPGNSTAATVSGLKAGTYGVVVTDANGCIIADTISVHNNMIIPQANFVANPWEVTIMNPVITFVDKSSDAISWYWDFDDDSTSTSQFPSHVYQDTGCYNVLLAIENQYGCVDTLEQTVCVKDISAIYVPNAFTPNKDGVNDLFTVGQYNYCDFEMYIFDRWGNLIFQTTSLTGWDGKTSENVVAQEDVYVWLIKATDCNGKDYKRIGHVSLIR